The Herbaspirillum sp. RTI4 genome has a segment encoding these proteins:
- a CDS encoding patatin-like phospholipase family protein yields MPNKIVTLALQGGGSHGAYTWGVLDRLLEDGRIDIEGVSGASAGAMNAVVMAHGYLENGRDGARAALARFWGGLGTQDTQFFTAPDFSGFGQGILPSVTSSVTPGIMDAYLTMSRFFAPTQLNPFNVNPLRDMLVAQIDFERLRQPSALKLFIAATQVSTGTLKIFRNQQLTLDSLLASACLPSVHHPITIDGEIYWDGGFTANPPIFPLLHLCGARDIMVLLLHPCRRPDNPVTAEAIVQRISEIGFSAAFFAELGGLALAKREAERGMFAFGSLERRLRNLNMHVIDANDTMSELNASSKMDVRASFLSDLFEQGRDRAELWLKEHYSRIGVRSSFDLSRYLQ; encoded by the coding sequence ATGCCAAACAAAATCGTAACGCTGGCGCTGCAAGGCGGCGGTTCGCATGGCGCGTACACCTGGGGCGTGCTGGACCGCCTGCTGGAAGACGGTCGTATCGATATCGAGGGCGTCAGCGGGGCCAGCGCCGGGGCGATGAATGCGGTGGTGATGGCGCATGGTTATCTGGAAAACGGCCGCGACGGCGCACGCGCAGCACTGGCCCGATTCTGGGGCGGTCTGGGTACTCAGGACACGCAATTTTTTACTGCTCCGGATTTCAGTGGATTTGGGCAGGGCATTCTGCCCTCGGTCACCTCCAGCGTGACGCCGGGAATCATGGACGCCTATCTGACGATGAGCCGTTTTTTTGCGCCGACGCAACTCAATCCGTTCAACGTCAATCCGCTGCGCGACATGCTGGTGGCGCAAATCGATTTTGAACGTTTGCGTCAGCCGTCTGCACTCAAGCTGTTCATCGCCGCCACGCAAGTGAGCACCGGCACGCTGAAGATTTTTCGCAATCAGCAACTGACGCTCGACAGCCTGCTCGCCTCGGCCTGCCTGCCGTCGGTGCATCATCCGATCACGATCGACGGTGAAATTTACTGGGACGGCGGATTTACCGCCAATCCGCCGATTTTTCCTTTGCTGCATCTGTGCGGCGCGCGCGACATCATGGTGCTGCTACTGCATCCATGTCGTCGGCCGGACAATCCGGTGACTGCCGAAGCGATTGTCCAGCGCATTAGCGAAATCGGTTTCAGCGCCGCTTTTTTTGCGGAACTGGGCGGTCTGGCGCTGGCCAAGCGCGAAGCCGAACGCGGCATGTTTGCTTTCGGTTCGCTGGAACGCCGCTTGCGTAACCTGAACATGCATGTCATCGATGCCAACGACACCATGAGCGAGTTGAATGCCTCCAGCAAAATGGATGTCCGCGCGAGCTTCCTGAGCGATCTGTTCGAGCAGGGACGCGATCGCGCCGAGCTGTGGCTGAAAGAGCATTACAGCCGGATTGGCGTGCGTTCTTCGTTTGATCTGAGTCGCTACCTGCAATAG
- a CDS encoding alpha/beta hydrolase: MKSSRSEFLDVRGLRYHLRQWGEPGMPVLFMLHGWMDVSASFQFLVDELQRDWYVIAPDWRGFGLTQYPATDAYWIPDYLGDLDAILHHYSPERAVTLVGHSMGGNVASLYAGTRPERVRKLVNLEGFGLREIAASKAPARYARWLEELRQPQQLAPYASQADVARRLQKNNSHLTDARAAFLSQHWAAPDAQGQWTILGDPAHKRINPVLHRLDEMEAFWRAIRAPVLCVEAQESSLWQWFGEKGGAREEIDRRIAWLADARFLMVADAGHMVHHDQPALLAKAIEDFLA; the protein is encoded by the coding sequence ATGAAATCTTCCCGCAGCGAATTCCTGGACGTGCGCGGTTTGCGCTATCACCTGCGCCAGTGGGGCGAGCCGGGCATGCCGGTCTTGTTCATGCTGCACGGCTGGATGGATGTCTCGGCTTCCTTTCAGTTTCTGGTCGATGAATTGCAACGCGACTGGTATGTGATTGCCCCCGACTGGCGCGGTTTTGGCCTGACCCAGTACCCCGCCACAGACGCTTACTGGATACCCGATTATCTGGGCGATCTGGATGCCATCCTGCATCATTATTCTCCAGAGCGGGCCGTGACTCTGGTCGGTCACAGCATGGGCGGCAATGTCGCCAGTCTGTATGCCGGTACGCGCCCCGAGCGCGTGCGCAAGCTGGTCAATCTGGAAGGTTTCGGTTTGCGCGAAATTGCCGCGTCGAAAGCACCTGCCCGCTACGCCCGCTGGCTGGAAGAATTACGGCAACCGCAGCAACTGGCTCCCTATGCCAGCCAGGCCGACGTGGCGCGTCGTTTGCAAAAAAACAATTCTCACCTCACCGATGCGCGCGCGGCTTTCCTGTCGCAGCATTGGGCCGCGCCGGACGCGCAAGGGCAGTGGACCATCCTCGGCGACCCGGCGCACAAGCGCATCAATCCGGTGCTGCACCGGCTCGATGAAATGGAAGCCTTCTGGCGCGCTATCCGTGCGCCGGTGTTGTGTGTCGAGGCGCAAGAAAGCTCGCTGTGGCAGTGGTTTGGCGAGAAAGGCGGCGCACGCGAGGAAATCGATCGCCGCATTGCTTGGCTGGCCGATGCCCGGTTTTTGATGGTGGCCGATGCCGGTCATATGGTGCATCACGATCAGCCGGCATTGCTGGCGAAAGCCATCGAGGATTTTCTGGCTTAG
- a CDS encoding 3',5'-nucleoside bisphosphate phosphatase, translated as MLNFDLHCHSNISDGMLTPALVATRAKANGVDVWALTDHDEVGGIAVARATAEELGLRYVTGVEISVTWAGQTVHIVGLRIDETNAALVQGLADTRNGRERRARDMAAQLEKVGIVGAFEGALRHVGNPDLISRTHFARYLVEQGVCADTKTVFANYLIEGKPGYVTHRWASLEQAVGWILGAGGIAVIAHPGRYKFSLVEFGALFDCFRDYGGTAIEVVTGSHFPNQYEEYARVARHYGFLASCGSDFHGPSESRIDLGGLPPLPPGLKPVWHDWDMAAA; from the coding sequence ATGCTCAATTTCGACCTGCATTGTCATTCCAATATCTCCGACGGCATGCTGACGCCGGCGTTGGTGGCTACACGCGCCAAGGCCAATGGCGTCGATGTCTGGGCGCTGACAGATCACGATGAAGTCGGTGGTATTGCGGTAGCGCGGGCGACGGCGGAGGAACTTGGATTGCGCTATGTAACCGGCGTGGAAATTTCCGTCACCTGGGCCGGGCAGACAGTTCACATCGTCGGTTTACGTATCGATGAAACCAATGCCGCGCTGGTGCAAGGTCTGGCCGATACCCGCAACGGCCGTGAGCGCCGCGCACGCGATATGGCGGCGCAGCTGGAGAAGGTGGGCATCGTCGGTGCCTTTGAAGGTGCTTTGCGGCATGTTGGCAATCCTGATCTGATTTCGCGCACGCACTTCGCGCGCTATCTGGTCGAGCAGGGCGTGTGCGCGGATACCAAAACCGTGTTTGCCAATTATCTGATCGAGGGCAAGCCGGGCTATGTAACGCATCGCTGGGCCTCGCTGGAGCAGGCGGTAGGCTGGATTCTCGGTGCGGGCGGCATAGCGGTGATTGCGCATCCGGGGCGCTACAAATTCAGTCTGGTGGAATTCGGTGCTTTGTTCGATTGCTTCCGTGACTATGGCGGAACCGCGATCGAAGTTGTGACGGGCAGTCATTTCCCTAACCAGTACGAGGAATATGCGCGTGTGGCACGTCATTATGGTTTCCTGGCTTCATGCGGTTCCGACTTCCACGGTCCCAGCGAGTCACGCATCGATTTGGGCGGGCTGCCGCCCTTGCCGCCGGGTCTGAAACCGGTCTGGCATGACTGGGATATGGCGGCGGCTTAG
- the htpX gene encoding protease HtpX, which produces MKRIFLFLATNIAVLVVMSVVLSLLGVDRFLTSAGLNLPMLLVFSLVVGFTGSIISLLISKPMAKWSTGAQVIVTPANATEVWLLNTVATLAQRAGIAMPEVAVYDGEPNAFATGAFKDSALVAVSTGLLQGMTQQEVEAVLGHEIAHIANGDMVTMTLVQGVVNTFVVFLSRVVGYAVDRALSRNDDRGPGIGYMVTVLVCQVVFGIGASMIVAWFSRHREFRADAGSARLLGSPQPMMNALARLGGVSASGLPEAMAAMGINDKPGFSALFSSHPPLEERIAALRGQV; this is translated from the coding sequence ATGAAACGCATCTTCCTGTTCCTCGCGACCAATATTGCGGTGCTGGTCGTCATGAGTGTTGTCTTGTCACTGCTCGGTGTCGACCGCTTCCTGACCAGCGCCGGTCTGAATTTGCCGATGTTGCTGGTGTTTTCGCTGGTGGTTGGTTTTACCGGCTCCATTATTTCCTTGCTGATCAGCAAGCCCATGGCCAAATGGTCGACCGGGGCGCAAGTGATCGTCACCCCGGCCAATGCCACCGAAGTCTGGTTGCTCAATACGGTGGCAACACTGGCGCAGCGCGCCGGTATCGCGATGCCGGAAGTGGCCGTCTACGATGGCGAGCCGAATGCTTTCGCTACCGGCGCGTTCAAGGATTCTGCCTTAGTGGCGGTATCGACCGGCTTGCTGCAAGGCATGACCCAGCAGGAAGTGGAGGCCGTGCTCGGCCATGAAATCGCCCACATCGCCAACGGCGACATGGTCACGATGACGCTGGTGCAGGGCGTGGTCAATACCTTCGTGGTCTTTCTGTCACGCGTGGTGGGTTACGCTGTCGATCGCGCCCTGTCGCGCAATGATGATCGTGGGCCGGGCATCGGCTATATGGTCACGGTGCTGGTGTGCCAGGTCGTTTTCGGTATAGGCGCCTCGATGATCGTTGCGTGGTTTTCGCGGCATAGAGAGTTCCGCGCCGATGCTGGTTCGGCCCGTTTGTTGGGTTCGCCGCAGCCGATGATGAATGCTCTGGCGCGACTCGGCGGCGTCTCGGCCAGTGGTTTGCCCGAGGCAATGGCGGCGATGGGCATTAATGACAAGCCGGGTTTCAGCGCCTTGTTTTCCAGTCATCCGCCGCTGGAAGAGCGGATCGCCGCTTTACGTGGACAAGTCTGA
- a CDS encoding L-threonylcarbamoyladenylate synthase, translating to MSQFFQIHPDNPQSRLIKQAAQIIHSGGIVALPTDSCYALVCQLDNKDAVERVRRLRGVDDKHHLTLLCRDLSEISQYAKVDNRQYRLLKVGTPGPYTFILEATKEVPRRLSHPSRKTIGLRVPESAVALALLEELGQPLIGTTLILPGEEMALSDAEDIRVRLERQIELVIDSGAGSLEPTTVIDMSGDLPLLIRQGRGAAALFGL from the coding sequence ATGAGTCAATTTTTCCAGATTCACCCCGATAATCCGCAGTCGCGACTGATCAAGCAGGCGGCCCAGATCATCCATAGCGGCGGCATTGTCGCGCTGCCTACCGATTCCTGTTACGCGCTGGTTTGCCAGCTTGATAACAAGGACGCGGTGGAACGCGTGCGTCGCCTGCGCGGCGTTGACGACAAGCACCACCTGACGCTGCTGTGCCGCGATCTGAGTGAAATTTCGCAATACGCCAAGGTGGATAATCGTCAGTACCGTCTGCTCAAAGTGGGTACGCCGGGACCTTATACCTTCATTCTGGAAGCGACCAAGGAAGTGCCGCGTCGCCTGAGCCATCCGTCGCGTAAAACCATCGGTTTGCGCGTGCCGGAAAGCGCCGTGGCGCTGGCCTTGCTGGAGGAGCTGGGCCAGCCGTTGATCGGCACCACGCTGATCCTGCCGGGCGAGGAGATGGCGCTCAGCGATGCGGAGGATATCCGCGTCAGATTGGAGCGTCAGATTGAACTGGTCATCGACAGCGGCGCGGGCAGTCTGGAGCCGACTACCGTGATCGACATGAGCGGCGATCTGCCGCTGCTGATCCGCCAGGGACGTGGTGCCGCTGCGCTCTTCGGCTTGTGA
- a CDS encoding site-2 protease family protein, whose product MNDLIQTVAVYALPVLFAITLHEAAHAYAAKYFGDNTAYMLGRMSLNPLKHIDPFGTIAIPIVLYFATGGAFLFGYAKPVPLDFGKLRKPKRDMAWVALAGPMANFVMALIWTLVIYALFIFDVSEDFFMLMAKAGVLTNLVMLAFNLFPIPPLDGGRILTSLLPPKYAYKFAQIEPYGFFIVMALVMLKVIYFWWMAPVMYLANSLLQLITYPLTFLFN is encoded by the coding sequence ATGAACGATCTTATTCAGACGGTTGCCGTCTATGCCTTGCCCGTCCTGTTTGCAATTACCTTGCATGAAGCGGCGCATGCGTATGCCGCCAAATATTTCGGCGACAACACTGCCTACATGCTGGGGCGCATGAGTCTCAACCCCCTCAAACACATCGACCCCTTCGGGACTATCGCCATTCCGATAGTGCTGTACTTTGCCACTGGCGGTGCTTTCCTGTTCGGTTATGCCAAGCCGGTGCCGCTGGATTTCGGCAAGCTGCGCAAACCCAAGCGCGACATGGCCTGGGTTGCCCTGGCAGGGCCGATGGCCAACTTCGTCATGGCGCTGATCTGGACGCTGGTGATTTATGCCTTGTTCATTTTCGATGTAAGCGAAGACTTCTTCATGCTGATGGCCAAAGCCGGCGTGCTGACCAATCTGGTGATGCTGGCATTCAACCTGTTTCCCATACCCCCGCTCGACGGCGGTCGGATTCTGACCAGCTTGCTTCCCCCTAAATACGCTTACAAATTTGCCCAGATTGAACCCTACGGTTTTTTCATCGTTATGGCGCTGGTCATGCTGAAGGTTATCTACTTCTGGTGGATGGCGCCTGTCATGTACCTGGCAAATAGCTTGCTTCAGCTGATTACCTATCCACTCACTTTTCTTTTTAATTGA
- a CDS encoding tryptophan--tRNA ligase, whose protein sequence is MYPDRVVSGMRPTGALHLGHYHGALKNWVRLQSELPCLFFVADWHALTTHYDDPSVIEHSTWEMVIDWLASGVDPSQSTLFIQSRIPEHAELHLLLSMATPLGWLERVPTYKDQQEKLADRDLATYGFLGYPLLQAADVLIYRASQVPVGDDQIPHIEMMREISRRFNHLYGKEKGFEEKAREAVRKLGGKRAKLYLELRTQFQEQGDDEALAQAKAMLDEAQNLSMIDRERLFGYLEGSRKLILTEPQALLTEASRLPGLDGAKMSKSYGNAIALREDADSVTRKIRTMPTDPARVRRADPGDPAKCPVWQFHLVYSDLAVREWADKGCRSAGIGCLECKQPVIDSILKEQQPMLERAQQYIDDPSLVRAIIADGCDTARKLAQDTMRDVREAMGLGY, encoded by the coding sequence ATGTATCCTGACCGCGTCGTTTCCGGCATGCGCCCCACGGGCGCACTGCACCTTGGCCACTATCACGGCGCGCTGAAAAACTGGGTCAGGCTGCAATCCGAATTGCCTTGCCTGTTTTTCGTTGCCGACTGGCATGCGCTGACCACGCATTACGACGATCCTAGCGTGATCGAACACAGTACCTGGGAAATGGTGATCGACTGGCTGGCCTCGGGCGTCGATCCGTCGCAATCCACCTTATTCATCCAGTCGCGGATACCGGAGCATGCGGAGCTGCATTTGCTGCTGTCCATGGCCACGCCATTGGGCTGGCTGGAACGGGTGCCGACTTACAAGGATCAGCAGGAAAAACTGGCTGACCGTGATCTGGCCACTTACGGCTTTCTTGGTTATCCCTTGCTGCAGGCTGCGGATGTGCTGATTTATCGCGCTAGCCAGGTGCCTGTGGGCGACGACCAGATTCCGCATATCGAAATGATGCGCGAAATTTCGCGCCGGTTTAATCATTTGTACGGCAAGGAAAAAGGCTTCGAGGAAAAAGCACGGGAAGCCGTCAGAAAACTCGGTGGCAAGCGCGCCAAGTTGTATCTGGAGCTGCGCACGCAGTTTCAGGAGCAGGGCGATGACGAAGCATTGGCGCAGGCCAAGGCCATGCTCGATGAAGCGCAAAACCTGTCGATGATCGACCGCGAGCGTTTGTTCGGTTATCTGGAAGGCAGCCGCAAGCTGATTCTGACCGAGCCTCAGGCCTTGCTGACGGAAGCATCGCGTCTGCCGGGACTGGATGGCGCCAAGATGTCCAAGAGTTACGGTAACGCGATTGCCTTGCGCGAAGACGCGGACAGCGTTACCCGCAAGATACGCACTATGCCGACGGACCCGGCGCGGGTGCGCCGCGCCGATCCTGGCGATCCGGCAAAATGCCCGGTCTGGCAATTTCATCTGGTGTATTCGGATCTGGCTGTCAGGGAGTGGGCTGACAAGGGATGTCGCTCGGCCGGTATCGGTTGTCTGGAATGCAAGCAACCGGTGATCGACAGCATCCTGAAAGAACAGCAACCGATGCTTGAGCGCGCTCAGCAGTATATTGATGATCCTAGTCTGGTGCGGGCAATCATCGCGGACGGTTGCGATACCGCCCGCAAGCTGGCGCAGGATACGATGCGCGATGTGCGCGAAGCCATGGGCCTTGGTTATTAA
- the dapA gene encoding 4-hydroxy-tetrahydrodipicolinate synthase: MINGSIVAIVTPMHPDGSLDFPGLRKLIDWHITEGTDGIVIVGTTGESPTVSVEEHSELIKVAVEHVAGRIPVIAGTGGNSTAEAVELTAYAKRVGADASLQVVPYYNRPTQEGMYRHFVKIAESVDLPVILYNVPGRTVADMSNDTILRLAKVPGIVGVKDATGNIGRGTDLIRLAPASFAVYSGDDPTAFALMLYGGKGNISVTANVMPRLMHEMCVAAMSGNVARTIELNNRMLPLHVNLFVEPNPVPLKWAMVEMGLIEDGMRLPLAPLGEAFHAVVRAAMRESGVLK, translated from the coding sequence ATGATTAACGGCAGCATAGTCGCCATCGTCACGCCCATGCACCCTGATGGCAGTCTCGATTTCCCAGGTTTGCGCAAGCTGATTGATTGGCATATTACGGAAGGAACCGACGGCATCGTGATTGTCGGTACTACGGGCGAGTCGCCAACGGTTTCCGTAGAAGAGCATTCCGAACTGATCAAAGTCGCCGTGGAGCATGTCGCCGGGCGGATTCCGGTCATTGCCGGCACTGGTGGCAATTCCACTGCGGAAGCGGTCGAGCTGACCGCTTACGCCAAACGTGTCGGCGCTGACGCATCGCTGCAAGTGGTGCCGTATTACAACCGGCCGACACAGGAAGGCATGTACCGGCACTTCGTGAAAATCGCCGAGTCAGTCGATTTGCCGGTCATTTTGTACAATGTGCCAGGTCGTACCGTGGCCGACATGAGCAACGACACCATCCTGCGTCTGGCCAAGGTGCCAGGCATTGTCGGCGTCAAGGACGCTACCGGCAATATCGGGCGCGGTACCGACCTGATCCGTCTTGCTCCGGCATCGTTTGCCGTGTACTCGGGCGACGATCCGACTGCATTCGCATTAATGCTGTACGGTGGCAAGGGAAATATCTCGGTTACGGCCAATGTTATGCCGCGTCTCATGCATGAAATGTGCGTGGCGGCTATGTCCGGTAATGTTGCTCGCACTATCGAACTGAATAATCGCATGCTGCCTTTGCATGTGAATTTGTTTGTCGAACCCAATCCTGTGCCTTTGAAATGGGCCATGGTTGAAATGGGTTTGATCGAAGACGGTATGCGTTTGCCGCTGGCACCGTTGGGTGAGGCGTTTCACGCGGTCGTGCGCGCAGCAATGCGCGAATCCGGGGTATTAAAATAA
- the bamC gene encoding outer membrane protein assembly factor BamC: protein MTIRKNADFHLHAIPVRSIAAALALAGLAGCTSVGNLLEGERIDYKSATEKSKTPRLEIPPDLTKLQRDNRYAIPESNKGVATASGYSLDQATKPVETAAAIAPKTNGDIRVERDGSQRWLVVKLAPEVLWPQIKDFWQDAGFVVNIDSPETGVMETDWAENRAKIPQDFIRNALGSVLDSLYSTGERDKFRTRLERNADGSTDIFISHRGAEEVLTGSQKDSSVWTARPSDPGLEAEFLSRLMQRLGTEEAKAKVAVATAPTLQARSKLVKNPAGNSVQVDESFERSWRRVGLALDRVGFTVEDRDRSQGVYFVRYVDQAVEAKDKESSGWLSNIFSRSKDKDKSAVRYRIAIKASGDGSVITVQNNNGQPEISSSADKILGLLNDQLK from the coding sequence ATGACTATTCGCAAGAACGCTGATTTTCACCTACATGCGATACCCGTACGCTCCATTGCTGCCGCGCTTGCTCTTGCCGGACTGGCAGGGTGCACCTCCGTCGGCAATCTGCTTGAGGGAGAGCGCATCGACTATAAAAGCGCGACTGAAAAAAGTAAGACGCCGCGGCTCGAAATTCCGCCCGATCTGACCAAGTTGCAACGCGATAATCGCTACGCTATCCCCGAGTCTAACAAGGGCGTGGCAACGGCTTCCGGCTACAGCCTGGACCAAGCGACAAAGCCGGTTGAGACGGCCGCAGCGATTGCGCCGAAAACGAACGGCGATATCCGCGTCGAACGCGATGGTTCGCAGCGTTGGCTGGTAGTCAAGCTGGCACCTGAAGTCCTGTGGCCTCAAATCAAGGATTTCTGGCAGGATGCCGGTTTTGTCGTCAATATCGATTCGCCCGAAACCGGCGTGATGGAAACCGATTGGGCGGAAAACCGCGCCAAGATTCCACAAGATTTTATTCGCAATGCCTTGGGTAGCGTGCTCGATTCACTGTATTCGACCGGTGAGCGCGATAAATTCCGCACGCGTCTGGAGCGTAATGCAGATGGCTCGACCGATATTTTCATCAGTCATCGTGGCGCGGAAGAAGTCCTGACCGGGTCTCAGAAAGATAGCTCGGTATGGACCGCACGTCCTTCTGATCCAGGACTGGAGGCAGAATTTCTGTCGCGTCTGATGCAGCGTCTGGGTACTGAAGAAGCCAAGGCCAAGGTTGCCGTGGCGACGGCGCCGACCTTGCAGGCACGGTCTAAGCTGGTTAAAAATCCAGCGGGGAACTCCGTGCAGGTCGATGAAAGTTTCGAACGTTCATGGCGTCGTGTGGGCTTGGCGCTGGACCGCGTCGGTTTCACTGTTGAAGATCGCGACCGTTCGCAAGGGGTGTATTTTGTGCGTTACGTCGATCAGGCGGTGGAAGCCAAGGATAAAGAATCCAGTGGCTGGTTATCGAACATCTTCTCCCGCAGCAAAGACAAGGACAAGAGCGCAGTGCGATATCGTATTGCGATCAAGGCTAGCGGCGACGGTAGCGTGATTACTGTGCAAAACAATAACGGCCAGCCGGAAATCTCCTCTTCCGCTGACAAAATACTGGGCTTGCTGAACGATCAGCTGAAGTAA
- a CDS encoding MBL fold metallo-hydrolase: MKFASLGSGSEGNALLISTTSGMTATTVMLDCGFGIRETERRLLRLGKTPADITGIVLTHEHSDHVGGAFKFARRHKIPVWLSYGTYQAVGEASKGVELHFCRDGDQLAIGGLEFFPYTVPHDAREPLQYAASDGVLKLGVLTDAGQATAHLIAALGACDALVLECNHDRKMLEDSVYPASLKRRIGGAYGHLSNDSSEAILRALDRSRLKMVIGAHLSQQNNTPELAGQALSRALQSTTVEVRIACQEQGFDWVAM, translated from the coding sequence TTGAAGTTCGCCAGCCTCGGTAGCGGCAGCGAAGGCAACGCTCTGCTCATTTCCACCACATCCGGCATGACCGCAACAACGGTCATGCTGGATTGTGGTTTTGGTATTCGCGAAACTGAGCGGCGTTTGTTGCGACTCGGTAAAACTCCTGCAGACATTACCGGCATTGTCCTTACCCACGAACATTCGGATCATGTCGGCGGAGCGTTTAAATTCGCCCGTCGGCATAAAATCCCGGTCTGGCTTAGTTATGGCACCTATCAGGCAGTCGGCGAGGCCAGCAAGGGTGTAGAGCTGCATTTTTGCCGCGACGGTGATCAGCTGGCTATTGGAGGCCTGGAGTTTTTCCCTTATACCGTTCCTCACGATGCCCGGGAGCCATTGCAATATGCCGCGAGCGACGGTGTGCTCAAGTTAGGAGTGCTGACCGATGCGGGACAAGCGACGGCGCATCTGATTGCTGCATTGGGTGCTTGCGATGCTTTGGTTCTGGAGTGCAACCACGATAGAAAAATGCTCGAAGATTCGGTTTATCCCGCTTCTTTGAAGCGTCGTATCGGCGGTGCTTACGGGCACTTGTCGAACGATTCCAGTGAGGCTATTCTCCGCGCACTGGATAGATCCCGGCTCAAGATGGTGATCGGTGCGCATCTGAGTCAGCAGAACAACACGCCGGAACTGGCTGGGCAAGCGCTATCGCGGGCCTTGCAGTCGACTACGGTGGAGGTGAGGATTGCGTGTCAGGAGCAGGGATTTGACTGGGTCGCTATGTGA
- a CDS encoding cupin domain-containing protein, protein MKKHSLLGAITPAVFLRDYWHKKPLLIRQAFPAFAPILDRDALFAMAADDAIESRLVTRTARQWDMQNGPLTSLPPITQKRWTMLLQGVNLHLPAADALLRQFRFLPDARLDDLMISYATDGGGVGPHVDSYDVFLLQAQGQRRWRISAQKDQSFIEGAPLKILKNFQPEEEYVLEPGDMLYLPPDYAHEGVALGECMTYSIGFRAPTFQELGVAFLQFMADTIDLPGRYADPDLTLSKHPAEIGKPMLEQVTAELNKLQFTEEDITIFLGQHLSEPKASVFFDPPRRTIPRAAFLQKLGKTGIALSPRTLMLYRNRHLFINGESFALSREDRAVLTVLADTRRLAPELASAGSTDVLDALLEWYHDGWLIWP, encoded by the coding sequence ATGAAAAAACATTCCCTCCTCGGGGCGATTACGCCCGCCGTATTCCTGCGCGATTACTGGCATAAAAAACCCCTACTGATTCGACAAGCCTTTCCTGCATTTGCCCCCATTCTGGATAGAGACGCCTTGTTTGCCATGGCGGCTGATGATGCGATCGAATCCAGACTGGTTACCCGTACCGCTCGCCAGTGGGACATGCAGAACGGTCCGTTGACCTCTTTACCTCCGATAACGCAAAAACGCTGGACCATGCTGCTCCAGGGCGTCAACCTGCATCTTCCGGCTGCAGATGCCTTATTGCGGCAATTCCGCTTCCTGCCCGATGCGCGGTTGGACGACTTGATGATCAGCTACGCGACTGACGGCGGCGGCGTTGGCCCGCATGTCGATTCTTACGATGTTTTTTTGCTCCAGGCTCAGGGACAACGTCGCTGGCGCATCAGCGCTCAAAAAGATCAAAGCTTCATAGAAGGCGCGCCGCTAAAAATACTGAAGAACTTCCAGCCTGAAGAGGAATACGTTCTCGAACCCGGCGACATGCTCTATTTGCCACCCGATTATGCGCATGAGGGAGTGGCCCTCGGCGAGTGCATGACGTATTCAATCGGTTTCCGGGCACCCACATTCCAGGAGCTGGGCGTGGCATTCCTGCAATTCATGGCCGACACCATCGATTTACCGGGTCGTTATGCCGATCCCGATCTGACACTGAGCAAACATCCGGCCGAGATTGGCAAGCCCATGCTGGAGCAAGTAACGGCCGAACTCAATAAATTGCAATTTACCGAAGAAGACATCACCATTTTTCTCGGACAGCATTTGTCGGAACCCAAAGCATCCGTTTTCTTCGATCCACCACGGCGCACGATTCCACGCGCTGCGTTTCTGCAAAAATTGGGCAAGACCGGAATAGCGCTGTCGCCACGCACGCTCATGCTTTACCGCAACCGTCATCTGTTCATTAACGGTGAGTCGTTTGCGCTCAGCCGCGAGGACCGCGCTGTTCTGACTGTGTTGGCCGACACCCGTCGCCTGGCCCCGGAGCTGGCTTCTGCCGGCTCCACAGACGTGCTGGACGCCCTGCTTGAGTGGTACCACGATGGATGGTTGATCTGGCCTTGA
- a CDS encoding peptidylprolyl isomerase: MKIAKNTVVTVHYKLSDAQGNMIEESSEPMVYLHGGYENTLLKIEEELDGKAVGYKNTIQVEPDDAFGEYDAALVKIEERSHLPTPLEVGMQFEGTPDGADEESLLFTVTDITDDKVVLDGNHPLAGMALRFELTVSEVRAATEEEITHEHVHGAHGHHHGHDHDDDDAMGDEFRSHPLH; encoded by the coding sequence ATGAAAATTGCCAAGAACACCGTCGTCACTGTGCATTACAAATTATCCGATGCGCAGGGCAACATGATCGAGGAAAGCAGCGAGCCGATGGTCTATCTGCATGGTGGATATGAAAACACGCTGCTCAAAATTGAAGAAGAACTCGACGGCAAGGCTGTCGGATATAAAAACACGATCCAGGTCGAACCGGACGACGCCTTTGGCGAGTACGATGCCGCCCTGGTGAAAATCGAAGAGCGCAGCCATTTGCCGACACCGCTGGAAGTGGGCATGCAATTCGAAGGCACACCGGATGGCGCCGATGAGGAATCGCTGCTGTTTACCGTCACCGACATTACGGACGATAAAGTCGTCCTTGATGGCAATCATCCGCTGGCCGGCATGGCTTTACGTTTCGAGCTGACGGTGAGCGAAGTGCGCGCAGCAACAGAGGAAGAAATCACACATGAGCATGTCCACGGTGCGCACGGTCATCACCATGGTCATGACCACGATGATGATGACGCTATGGGAGATGAATTCCGCAGCCATCCCCTGCACTAA